One part of the Eucalyptus grandis isolate ANBG69807.140 chromosome 10, ASM1654582v1, whole genome shotgun sequence genome encodes these proteins:
- the LOC104422567 gene encoding AAA-ATPase ASD, mitochondrial, translating into MKALEMWARLISVVTGLMFAWAVPQFRMHIEGFAHKAAGHINPYIEITFPEYGGERLERCEAYAAIKSYLSASASTRAKRLKASVKDTRSLVLSMDDNEEVVDEFEGVKLWWSCLIVSRNSTISLYPYSENRRFFKLTFHRSHREVITSSYIKHVLATGKAVAANNQLRKLFTNNPSSNWHYYEESKWSYGAFEHPATFDTLAMEPSKKKEIMNDLLKFQRGKEYYARIGKPWKRGYLLYGPPGTGKSTMVAAMANFLNYDVYDLELTTVKDNTELRKLLIETSAKSIIVIEDIDCSLDLTGQRKTGKQEKDNHEEKADPVKRTEKGREESKVTLSGLLNFIDGLWSACGGERIIVFTTNYVEKLDPALIRRGRMDKLIEMSYCCFESFKVLARNYLGVEVHPLFATVRQLLEETKMTPADVAENLMPKSDEEDEEACLERLIEALRKAKEEAGKKSEEEKAAAAEATAARASVDVFL; encoded by the exons ATGAAAGCATTAGAAATGTGGGCTCGCCTCATCTCCGTCGTGACCGGGCTGATGTTCGCCTGGGCCGTGCCCCAGTTCCGCATGCACATCGAGGGCTTCGCTCACAAGGCCGCCGGCCACATCAACCCATATATCGAGATCACTTTCCCGGAGTATGGGGGGGAGCGGCTCGAGCGGTGCGAGGCCTACGCCGCGATCAAAAGCTACCTGAGCGCGAGCGCCTCCACGAGGGCGAAGCGGCTCAAGGCCTCTGTCAAGGATACCCGGTCGCTCGTCCTCAGCATGGACGACAACGAGGAGGTCGTTGACGAATTTGAAGGAGTCAAGCTCTGGTGGTCGTGCCTGATCGTCTCCAGGAATTCCACGATTTCCTTATACCCTTATTCTGAAAACAGAAG GTTTTTTAAGCTGACCTTCCACCGGAGCCACCGGGAAGTGATCACCAGCTCTTACATAAAGCACGTCCTGGCGACGGGGAAGGCAGTGGCGGCCAACAACCAGCTGCGGAAGCTCTTCACCAACAACCCGAGCTCGAACTGGCACTACTACGAGGAGAGCAAGTGGAGCTACGGGGCATTTGAGCACCCTGCGACGTTCGACACCCTGGCGATGGAGCCgagcaagaagaaggagatcaTGAACGACCTCCTCAAGTTCCAGCGAGGGAAGGAGTACTACGCAAGGATAGGCAAGCCGTGGAAGCGCGGCTACCTTCTCTACGGCCCCCCAGGGACAGGGAAGTCTACGATGGTTGCTGCGATGGCCAACTTCCTCAACTACGACGTGTATGACCTCGAGCTTACGACGGTCAAGGACAACACGGAGCTAAGGAAGCTGCTGATCGAGACGTCCGCGAAGTCGATCATAGTGATTGAGGACATTGACTGCTCGCTTGACCTGACAGGCCAGAGGAAGACGGGGAAGCAAGAGAAAGACAACCATGAAGAGAAAGCGGATCCTGTCAAGAGAACAGAGAAAGGCCGGGAAGAGAGCAAGGTCACGCTCTCGGGGCTCCTGAACTTCATCGACGGGCTTTGGTCAGCTTGCGGGGGCGAGAGGATCATTGTATTCACGACAAATTATGTCGAGAAGCTCGACCCAGCCCTAATCAGGAGAGGCAGGATGGACAAGCTTATCGAGATGTCCTATTGCTGCTTCGAGTCGTTCAAGGTGCTTGCAAGGAATTACTTGGGCGTTGAGGTGCACCCGCTGTTCGCAACGGTGAGGCAGTTGCTGGAGGAGACAAAGATGACTCCGGCGGACGTGGCAGAGAACTTGATGCCCAAGTCGGACGAAGAGGATGAGGAGGCTTGCTTGGAGAGATTGATCGAAGCGCTCAGAAAGGCGAAAGAGGAAGCCGGGAAGAAATCAGAGGAAgaaaaagcagcagcagcagaagcaACAGCAGCTAGAGCATCGGTGGATGTGTTCTTGTAA